DNA sequence from the Malus domestica chromosome 06, GDT2T_hap1 genome:
TGAGTTGGCATAACCGCATTCACAAGAAGAATGTTATTAACTCATAGTTACTCAAAATTTGTTATGCTTTACCTTGTTTCTGTTTACTCGTCTAAAAGTCGTCAAATATGCTAGACGTGAAAGATAAAATTGTAATCTCATCATAGTTGGCAATGGGCCACAAATTTATATCTCATACTATGATATCTTGcaacttttttaaaattttgtaaagtaggaagaagaagaagaagaagaagaaaataaaggaaaaggGTAGAAGATCGATAAAATGGGAGGATGGGATGTAGGAAGAAGAGAGCATGGGatcaaaatcaaatgaaataaaaagcaATGAGACAAACTAGAAAGAAAACAATATagagaagagaaaaacaaaggaTAGTGTTATCTACATACCGATTTTTGTCCACAGTTCTCAATTTctagccgttgaatcaaatgaattgaagaagattaataaACACAAGTTAACAAGGATGTGGGTATGTGAATAGTACTAcccaaaaaaatagaaaagagaaGTAGGAGGAAGATAGAAAACTAGAGCAAAGGTTGGATCGAGGCCATGCCAAACGACAGAGGGTGGGAGAAATATCTCGGCCTTGGCTTATTGGTTGCTGGTGGGGGTGggtatttttttcctatttttaatttaatttatgtgGCAAGTTTAATTGGATGGACCTTATGCTTGTGCCACATCAGTGACAAGTGGACCATACTTATGCTACATAAGTAAACTTAACAGATGTTTAAcagaattgaaacaaataagacAAAGTTGagcaaattttgaatttcaaagaGTAAAACAgtgatttttgagttttaactggGGCTAAAGTATGATCAAAATCGAGTTCCAAGAACcatagctaaaaataagcctaaAAGTAAAGAACTAGGTTCTTTCTCCATGCAATTGAGAATATAATGTAGAAACGACGGTTGAGTGGATGGAAGAGTCGCTAGACAAACGCAAAATTGACATCCAGGTCCAAACATTATAGATTTGGGATTCGAGTATTGGTTTGGGCCTAGAAGACACTGTTTTGAAGTGAACGAGTTAAACTCACAACTATATTTTGTTGACACCACAGCCTCATTCGTCTTCTCTTCACTGACCCTCGAAACAATCCTCACATTCAGGATTGTGTGCTACAACATGCAAATTACCTTTTGTCATGGTACGTACTCTCCTCTCGCGCACACATTCATTTGCCTGTCTATAAAGAAACTGAACGATGAGAGATCAAGTTGGCTTTGCCACTTTCTTGAGACCGTTTCGTTTTTATGGCGCATGTCCCGCATCTTTTTAACGTGCCAAGTTTGGGTTCAGATTGGATTTTACATCTTAGTCGTttgtgggtgaaaaatgttgTTCGACATCTGCATGCTAAGAGGTTCAGATATTCTACCCAAAGTATTCACTTCATATATTGTTCTTCGATTGCTTTACACCTGCACACACACGcacatgtatatttttttatgctACGCGGTATGGTTAGTTCATGTGACCTAAAAATATGATCACCATAGCACTACTCGTGTTTGTTAGCTCATCCATGGAGAGCAAAGAAAAATAACTCAAATGGGAGGGGAATGCCTAAGCCACACAATCATGAAAACCTTAAAAGAGTGAAATTCACCATAGAATAATTGAATACACAGAAAATTAAACCGCAAAAACTTGAACATGTTCAACTCTCATGTACGTCTAAAACAAATCAGTAAAATCACAATGTCCTCCACAGTTTCTCTGCAGGAATTTAGCAACAATCAAACAAACGAAGAAAAAGCTGTATATGGTTAGATACACCGATCTAAACACTCACGGTGTTCCGCCTATTAGTATTACATATGAAAACAGTAGTTCACAACAGTCCAGATATTCGTTGTTGTCACGCCTTATTCTCAGAAGGCAGAAGCAAGACAAAAAGAAGTTTATATCCGAGCATTCGCATGTCCTTCACAAACCGTAGGAGAATCATAAGATTAATACAAGATTGTTCTCTTCCACATCCTAATACAGCCTCCTGGGAAATGCTTCGGTCAAATTCTGTTTGTTCGTGTCTTCAAATTTGGTCACTGGCTTACCTGTGCCAGGAAGAACTGAAGGAACAAGAAGGGTTTGACCATTGATACTCAAAACTAACCGGGGAAAATGTACTAGTTTACACCACCAATCTCATAGGAAGTAACTCAATTGTTCTCTCTTTCGTGACCCCCCTTCCCCGTATAGATCATTCCACTGCTTCAATTCATTCATCATGGCTCCCTCAGCTGCAAAGCTAGCTGCAACCTGCATTCCCAATAACACAAATAAAGCCGACCTTTAATATACAAATGAAATAAACAATCTGAATGCAAAATCCTGATGTGGGCAGTAGAGTTGGTGAAAAGTTTAAGTTCGTGAATAGTGCATGTAACAAAAACCAAAGTGGATCATTCCAAGGAGCCACATCTCGAAAGGCAGTTCAATCGGTGAACATACCTGGTTCTTCGCCTGCTTGAAGTCTTCCATGTTTAGAGGCCTGAGGGTGATCACTCTTTCTTCTTTATGTTCTACTTTTGTTACTGGGGCAGCTTCTGGATTCCGTTCTCCCGCACCATCTTGTGCAGCTGTCTTCTTTTTCTcctaaaaaccaaaacacaGGTAAAAATATTAGGATCATCTTTCATTGAATCTAAGACActccagcatgccttgatttaAACTTCCTTACCAGATCCTTCTTTCTCTCCGCCTGTATTAATTCCCTAACTGGTCGATAGGCAGCTGTTGTGCATAAGTTCTGCATAAAAGTAATGTTGCAGTCGATCAGACCTAAGTATACACCGAACCTGTAAACAAAGAAATATATAACCAAATATGCTGACCCTAAGATCACTTCCACTAAATCCTTCAGTCATGGTTGCAACCTCCTTGAAATCTAGTCGTGCTTCCACCTTCTCTTTCGACAACAAGGTTCTCAAAATCATCTCTCTGTTCTCCACAGTCGGTAGCCCCACCAAAATTCTGTTTCAAACACAGCATTATCATAAGGAAAAAAATCATGTGAGCAATCTTCATGTTACTACTTCCATTGATAGTACCGCTATGTCCTGCTAACATTCACTGCAAACTTGTTATATCGATTTGTCTTTAAAGGTGTCAGTTTGTTATCTTGGACTCCATAAGGATAAAACAATAAACAGAATATATGGCAGCATTAGAGGTTATAAAAGATGCATTGGTACCTTCGTTCAAAACGCCTGATGATTGCTTCATCAAGGTCAAATGGTCTGTTGGTTGCAGCAAGAACAAGGATTCGGTCTCCTTGATTACTCAAGAGCCCATCCCAGTGAGTCAtgaattcattttttattttccgcATAGCTTCATGCTCACCAACTCTTGTTCGCTGCCCGAGCATGCTATCAACCTCGTCCACAAAGATGATGGTTGGAGAGACTTTGGCTGCGAGGGTGAACAACGCTCGGACATTTTTCTCATCTTCACCAAACCATTTAGAGGTAATGGTAGACATGGATACATTAATGAAGCTTGCTCCAGCCTCTCCAGCTATGGCCTTTGCCAGCATGGTCTTCCCACTTCCGGGGGGGCCAAATAACAGTATACCTCTACAAGGCTTTAGTAGGCCCCCGTTGAAAAGGTCTGGTCTTCGCAGTGGGAGCATTACCAATTCCTGAAGGGATTCTTTAATCTCATCCAAGGCACCAATATCAGCAAATGTTACACTGATCTCGTTAGCTGGTATGACCTCTGGTCTTATGCGTTTCTCAAATTCATTATCAAGTTCTGCCTATTAAGTAGTATATGGTGATGTCTCAATATCAGTACTAATGAAAAAGTAGGGGGGAAGAGAATCACATATAGTACACTTCAGAAAGCATGTCGAATATATAAACAACATACAATCTACGAGTAGACAGACACATAAGACCATGACATAAACAATAGATACTAAAAGGAGAATAGTGATTTACAGAAGCTCTTGATACTGGAATTGAATTGTCAGCATCCGGTTTTGCTGCTGCAGCTGCTGTCTCTGCAGCAGGAGCAGTGCTTTCGGTTATTGTTTCTGTTGTTACACCAACAGACACTTCATTTCCTCCTTCCTATGATCAACGGATTAACCAGAGAATGATTAATCTAGTACTCAATCTGTAATCCTTgagttataaaataatacaattaCAATGCTCGTCCAACAAACCTTAGGCACTTCAGCCTTCGCTACTAGCTTCATTGTATCTTTCCCACTGGATTTTCCCTCTTGGAATATGTTTAATCCATGGGACAAACTGATTTACAGAGAAAACGTGAGGCACATGGTATGTACATAGTGAAAAAATCattataaataagaaattaaaaccATACCTCTTGGAGGAAATGACGAGTTTCCCATTTCTGTATTCAGGATCTTTGTTATTCATTAAATGATGAGAAACTGCTGATACAACAATCTCTTCTATATAGTTACTGAGGTCGATTGTGTCTGCGATGCAGATTGAACCAAGGTCATCACAATCAAGGTCATTAGCCGAAAGAACTTCCATGATGTGGTTTTTGTTATCCTGCACCTGAATCATTCTCATATCCTCCTCCAGTTGAGTCTTCCAGCTGACAAGATGGGATTCATTTTCGGGAGGCCTGATCTCAATGTTGTAAGGGAAAAGAGCAGTAAGCCTCTCCTCGACCTCTCTGTTGTCACTACCGAGATCCACAACACGTGAACCAAGGATCAACACGGCTCCAGATAATTTCTTCAACATTTTCTGGAACAAGTTGTATATCCTTTGCGATCTAGATAAGAGCTTGTCAACGTCCCTAAGATACAGCACAATGGGACTAGTACTCGAGACAAAAACCAAAACCTGAAAGCAAATAAAAATCTGTTTCACCAATCTATATTCCGTTTTTAGAAACTTTTTATATCACCAACCATAATGTAGCATAAAAGCACTACTCATTACCCTGTACAGGGACTGTATAAGAAGCTTCTCATCAAAAGACCAGCTGCTTGTGCGCTTAAACTCACCTAAGAATTGGAAAGGGTTCATCAAAAACCGAAAGAACAAAACGCAGACgaataaaaaaactaacaagTGTATACCATTGAAGAACTTGAAAGTTGAAACCAAATATGTTCTTAACATGAAAAATGCATCGAAGGGCATGTGTTTTAGCTAACACAAAGGATCATGATGTTTGCAATCTCTAATAATTTTCTTAAACAATATTTCAAACAGAAatcctttcttttgttcttcAAAGATTCATCGAACCTCCATCACAACCACTGGATCAGGTCATAGGCTTTTAAGGGGACATTGTAAATAGATAGTAACATACAAACATATGAGTAAAGAGCGAACAGCTAGCTCTCTCTTGCAATATTATTTCTTCTGTATTATAAGaaagaacctgaaattgcaGGAGTGCTCTGAGAAGCAAGGTTACTGATATTAGCTGAAGCTGAAGCATTCCTACGAAGCGTGCAAGGCTTACAAGAACCTTCTAGCCCACTGCAGGTGCAGGATAAAGGTATAGTTCAAAGACAACCATTTTTAAACCCTTTCAATTAATCAATCTCACTTTCTAAAAACCCTCCCAATACCTTGATCCGAGATCCACACCACTGCTTTGCCTTTGTAAATTACCTGCAAGCGGATTTCCTGGTAAGTGCTATGCCAGAGGGTGCAGAACGATATGATACTCTATTTATAAGGACAGTTTTCCACAATACCTTTAGGTGGTTCCTCCCTTTGTGGAAAGAGCGAAAATGATCCAAACAGCCCAGACAACCGCTCTAGTGTCACCTCTGAAGTGGATCTTTTAAAGGACTACACCACACATGATTACAAActataagtaaatgaataacCAATCACGGAAATTTGGAGGCATGATAATGTTATGGAAACTCTTTTAAAACTAAGATCTCAATAGGGTTGGAAAAATTGAAGTATCATATCAATGTTCTCATATGGCTATGGATGTAGTCCATGTTCTATCGACAACATGATAGTGAACCTAAGGTACACATTGTATATTAACTTCACGGGAGAACATGCTGGAAATAGTTTAAAGAAAGCTTACAGATGCTTTGTTGGTATTGCCGTATTTGCTCTGCACCTGTACAATCCCACAGATTATAAAAATTagcggaagaaaaaaaaaccccacaCGCATGCGCACACAAgtttgtttatgtatatatagatatacacacacacacacaatatacatataatttaattttctcacaCTCACCTTTAGAGAAAAATCTGTTACGTCCAAGAGCAGTAACTTGGCTTGGAAGTAATGGGCTAAAGCCTTGGCAAGCTGCTGTTGGTAAAGTTCTTCAAGATAAAAAGTGTGGGAGAaaagacagaaaaaaaaaaaaaagagtgattaCAAGGATAGAACATGTAAATACAAACATCATAACGTATGTTGCAGATCACAAACCGGCAGGTCCTGAGAGCAAAATAGCCCGACTTGCAGGAGAGAGATTGCGTGTGTACTTCGAAACCTCAGCTCGCTTAAGATGGACATAAGCAGCACTCGTTATCAAAACTCTCGTCTGTTCACTGTAAATTCATTCATAAAGTAGGATATAGGCATCAAATTTGTGGATCAAATTATGTGAACTGAATAAAGTCCGATACATCATATAATGTTACATGTCATGAACAGAAACAATGTTGAAACAACGCTAAAGCCACCAACTTAAACCAAGGAATGTTTGGAAATACTTTTTAAACAACTAAAAAGTGTTTGAAGATCACCAAAAGCGTTTTCGACAATGAGCTGCTATGTGCTTCTAATAGAAGCGCTTGCGCGGAAGtgtttttcaaatttgtcaTGTGATTAGAACAAAATTTCAGAaaaccataaaaataaaaaaattctaagAATATCAAATTCTATATTAAGATTGGAAACTGAGGAATATGGGAAAGGTGGTGACCTGAGGTAGTAGGGGAACTGGTCGAATGTGACCTTGCTGTCTCTTCCATCAACGATCTGTCGCAGCAACTCCTGCTCCACCCTATCTGGCGTAACGCCGTTCGACATCGTGTCGTTTCCGGTCCATTTGCTCATCGTCTGGCCGGAAGCAAGCCCAAGACCGACTCCCactcccacccccacccccaaaGCCGACAGCAGAATGCCTTTCtgctccatctctctctctctctctctct
Encoded proteins:
- the LOC103440725 gene encoding uncharacterized protein, with the protein product MEQKGILLSALGVGVGVGVGLGLASGQTMSKWTGNDTMSNGVTPDRVEQELLRQIVDGRDSKVTFDQFPYYLSEQTRVLITSAAYVHLKRAEVSKYTRNLSPASRAILLSGPAELYQQQLAKALAHYFQAKLLLLDVTDFSLKVQSKYGNTNKASSFKRSTSEVTLERLSGLFGSFSLFPQREEPPKGNLQRQSSGVDLGSSGLEGSCKPCTLRRNASASANISNLASQSTPAISGEFKRTSSWSFDEKLLIQSLYRVLVFVSSTSPIVLYLRDVDKLLSRSQRIYNLFQKMLKKLSGAVLILGSRVVDLGSDNREVEERLTALFPYNIEIRPPENESHLVSWKTQLEEDMRMIQVQDNKNHIMEVLSANDLDCDDLGSICIADTIDLSNYIEEIVVSAVSHHLMNNKDPEYRNGKLVISSKSLSHGLNIFQEGKSSGKDTMKLVAKAEVPKEGGNEVSVGVTTETITESTAPAAETAAAAAKPDADNSIPVSRASAELDNEFEKRIRPEVIPANEISVTFADIGALDEIKESLQELVMLPLRRPDLFNGGLLKPCRGILLFGPPGSGKTMLAKAIAGEAGASFINVSMSTITSKWFGEDEKNVRALFTLAAKVSPTIIFVDEVDSMLGQRTRVGEHEAMRKIKNEFMTHWDGLLSNQGDRILVLAATNRPFDLDEAIIRRFERRILVGLPTVENREMILRTLLSKEKVEARLDFKEVATMTEGFSGSDLRNLCTTAAYRPVRELIQAERKKDLEKKKTAAQDGAGERNPEAAPVTKVEHKEERVITLRPLNMEDFKQAKNQVAASFAAEGAMMNELKQWNDLYGEGGSRKREQLSYFL